One window of Buchnera aphidicola genomic DNA carries:
- the trpA gene encoding tryptophan synthase subunit alpha — protein MKSRYKLLFHNLYLKKEYCFIPFVVLGDPNIKISLQIIDILINNGADALELGIPFSDPIADGIIIQNAHTRALKHNITVKDCFNMINIIRKKYPHIPIGLLTYSNVVFNKKLSDFYSLCRSSGVDSVLIADLPLEESSIFQEMAQKNNISSIFICPPNADNQFLQKIIQLNPSYIYLVSRPGITGKQKIFPHNTWLKKVIRKLKQYQSPPIIQGFGIHRAHQIKNILKNGIHGIICGSCIVQIIEKSLLDTSKMFSRMKKLVIEFKNETKNNL, from the coding sequence AAAAGAATATTGTTTTATACCTTTTGTCGTTTTAGGGGATCCTAATATAAAAATTTCTTTACAAATTATTGATATATTAATTAATAACGGCGCGGATGCATTAGAATTAGGTATTCCTTTTTCAGACCCTATAGCTGATGGCATCATCATACAAAATGCACATACACGCGCATTGAAGCATAATATTACGGTTAAAGATTGTTTTAATATGATAAATATAATCAGAAAAAAATATCCTCATATTCCTATCGGTCTATTAACTTACTCTAATGTAGTTTTTAATAAAAAGCTATCAGATTTTTATTCTTTATGTCGATCTTCAGGTGTAGACTCTGTTTTAATTGCAGACCTGCCTTTAGAGGAATCAAGCATTTTTCAGGAGATGGCGCAAAAAAATAATATTTCTTCCATATTCATTTGTCCGCCTAATGCCGACAACCAGTTTCTTCAAAAAATAATACAGCTAAATCCATCATACATCTATCTGGTTTCACGACCAGGAATTACAGGTAAGCAAAAAATATTCCCCCATAACACTTGGCTTAAAAAAGTTATTAGAAAGTTAAAACAATACCAGTCACCTCCTATAATACAAGGATTCGGAATACATCGTGCTCATCAAATCAAAAATATATTAAAAAATGGTATACATGGAATTATATGTGGTTCTTGTATTGTTCAAATCATAGAAAAAAGTTTATTAGATACATCAAAAATGTTTAGTAGAATGAAAAAGCTAGTAATTGAATTTAAAAACGAAACAAAAAATAACCTATGA